From the genome of Halorussus caseinilyticus, one region includes:
- a CDS encoding TIGR04282 family arsenosugar biosynthesis glycosyltransferase has product MTDIAVFADPPRPGLVLSTLAESSPLSEEEAADLYAATLKDTMRAAERSGGELLVNYRDEESLPDEYAGTTGQSAEAEVRALAADALEEPDETRFEVQVGSTFAARAGNTVTHLLEQEDAQSVAVVPGTAPMLTRKEIDSAAMKLRRNEVVLGPSGRGRVHYAGFTESIDFEDAYATPEVETLTNRAGDAGHEVGFLPAATRIETGADLLSLVPELNARAAAGRIVPEHTATLLREFGLRVEDGEDGPTLTRA; this is encoded by the coding sequence GTCGTCTCCCCTCTCCGAGGAGGAGGCGGCCGACCTCTACGCCGCGACCCTGAAAGACACCATGCGGGCCGCCGAGCGGAGCGGCGGCGAACTGCTCGTGAACTATCGCGACGAGGAGTCGCTCCCCGACGAGTACGCGGGGACGACCGGCCAGAGCGCCGAGGCCGAAGTCCGCGCGCTCGCCGCCGATGCTCTGGAGGAACCCGACGAGACCCGCTTCGAGGTGCAGGTGGGTTCGACCTTCGCCGCGCGCGCCGGGAACACCGTGACCCACCTCCTCGAACAGGAGGACGCCCAATCGGTCGCGGTGGTGCCCGGCACCGCGCCGATGCTCACCCGGAAGGAAATCGACAGCGCCGCGATGAAACTCCGGCGCAACGAAGTCGTCCTCGGGCCGAGCGGCCGGGGCCGGGTCCACTACGCCGGGTTCACCGAGTCCATCGACTTCGAGGACGCCTACGCCACCCCCGAAGTCGAGACGCTGACGAACCGCGCGGGGGACGCGGGCCACGAAGTCGGCTTCCTGCCCGCGGCGACCCGCATCGAGACCGGCGCGGACCTGCTGTCGCTCGTCCCGGAGTTGAACGCGCGGGCGGCCGCCGGGCGCATCGTCCCGGAACACACCGCGACCCTGCTCCGAGAGTTCGGCCTGCGCGTCGAAGACGGCGAGGACGGGCCGACCCTGACGCGAGCGTAG
- the mct gene encoding succinyl-CoA:mesaconate CoA-transferase, whose protein sequence is MQALDDVRVLDLTQVLAGPYCTMLLSDLGADVVKIERPGGDLIRPNPPFVGDDDAYGGYFQSVNRGKRSLEMDLTGEDREDFLALVEDADVVVENFRAGTMEKFGLEYETLRERNPELVYASIRGFGDPRTGETDRQGQPSFDLIAQALGGVMEITGQEDGPPTKVGPGIGDLFTATLNAVGILAALHHRDRTGEGQYVDTAMYDAMISMCERTVYQHSYTGDVPTRRGNAHPTLFPYNAFEAADGHVVIAAFGDNHWRALCEAMDRPDLAAEYPTTADRLEHREPLRSEIADWTATLTAAEIRDALEGSVPCAPVQDAADVFEDPHVHAREMLVDVEQPGADEDVTIAGSPIKLSETPPKPGERAPLLDEHREELLGDGASRAPRDERETADADD, encoded by the coding sequence ATGCAAGCGCTGGACGACGTGCGCGTGTTAGACCTCACGCAGGTTCTCGCGGGACCGTACTGCACCATGCTCCTCTCGGACCTCGGGGCCGACGTAGTGAAGATAGAGCGCCCCGGCGGGGACCTCATCCGGCCGAACCCCCCGTTCGTCGGCGACGACGACGCCTACGGCGGCTACTTCCAGAGCGTCAACCGCGGCAAGCGGAGTCTGGAGATGGACCTGACCGGCGAGGACCGCGAGGACTTTCTGGCGCTGGTCGAGGACGCCGACGTGGTTGTCGAGAACTTCCGGGCCGGGACGATGGAGAAGTTCGGACTGGAGTACGAGACCCTGCGCGAGCGCAACCCGGAACTCGTCTACGCCTCCATCCGCGGGTTCGGCGACCCTCGCACGGGCGAGACCGACCGGCAGGGCCAACCCTCGTTCGACCTCATCGCCCAAGCACTCGGCGGCGTGATGGAGATTACCGGACAGGAGGACGGCCCGCCGACCAAGGTGGGACCGGGCATCGGCGACCTGTTCACCGCGACGCTGAACGCGGTCGGGATTCTGGCGGCGCTCCACCACCGCGACCGGACCGGCGAGGGCCAGTACGTCGATACCGCGATGTACGACGCCATGATTTCGATGTGCGAGCGCACCGTCTACCAGCACTCCTACACCGGCGACGTGCCCACGCGCCGGGGCAACGCCCACCCGACGCTGTTCCCGTACAACGCGTTCGAGGCGGCGGACGGCCACGTCGTGATAGCCGCGTTCGGCGACAACCACTGGCGGGCGCTCTGCGAGGCGATGGACCGGCCGGACCTCGCGGCGGAGTACCCGACGACGGCGGACCGACTCGAACACCGCGAACCCCTCCGGTCGGAAATCGCCGACTGGACCGCGACCCTCACCGCCGCCGAAATCCGTGACGCCCTCGAAGGGTCGGTCCCCTGCGCGCCGGTCCAAGACGCGGCCGACGTGTTCGAGGACCCCCACGTCCACGCTCGGGAGATGCTGGTGGACGTGGAACAACCGGGCGCGGACGAGGACGTGACCATCGCCGGGTCCCCCATCAAACTCAGCGAGACCCCGCCAAAACCGGGCGAGCGCGCGCCCCTGCTGGACGAACACCGCGAGGAACTGCTCGGAGACGGCGCGAGTCGCGCCCCGCGCGACGAGCGCGAGACGGCGGACGCCGACGACTGA
- the glmS gene encoding methylaspartate mutase subunit S, with the protein MSATVILGVIGSDAHAVGITILEQALSTAGFEVVNLGVQSSQQEFISAAQAHEGDAVLVSSLYGHAEQDCRGFHEAIEDAGLDPITYIGGNLAVGQDDFDRTRDRFREMGFDRVFDSETKPTEAIAALKADMNIAESEAERARLTT; encoded by the coding sequence ATGTCTGCCACAGTCATCCTCGGCGTTATCGGGTCCGACGCACACGCCGTCGGAATCACGATACTCGAACAGGCCCTCTCGACTGCTGGCTTCGAGGTCGTCAACCTCGGCGTCCAGTCCAGTCAGCAGGAGTTCATCAGCGCGGCACAGGCACACGAGGGTGACGCGGTACTCGTCTCCTCGCTGTACGGTCACGCCGAGCAGGACTGCCGCGGGTTCCACGAGGCCATCGAAGACGCCGGTCTCGACCCCATCACCTACATCGGCGGCAACCTCGCGGTGGGTCAGGACGACTTCGACCGGACCAGAGACCGCTTCCGCGAGATGGGCTTCGACCGGGTGTTCGACTCCGAGACCAAGCCGACGGAGGCCATCGCCGCGCTCAAGGCGGACATGAACATCGCCGAATCCGAAGCCGAGCGAGCGAGGCTGACGACCTGA
- the citE gene encoding L-malyl-CoA/beta-methylmalyl-CoA lyase, producing the protein MTNTRLCRTFQTAPAGVPRDDSAKYLLSGLTAEGWQAPDWLVPDLEDGTAPDCKAEALENVCDLLPEYAPDFAGEIWPRVEWGYGDEATRERGRDQIATLAESVGDHLDGVVVPKVGRLDDVRAAETAVEAAVQESGHDIELAIIVETARARSDLREIAQFGADSRLSALVFGPVDYAAELGGRDVGGSPAWPGLYEAMSNEASANDLLAIGGPFDKLYRERAGVTFYNGEAYAEYVEREARVGLDGSWSLHPNQTEQANRIHLPTDEELREAVRKIETFNEAKDEGTGAVSIDGQMVDEATLKNFENTVETVRAVHDARETQARECYDADLLDRALSVV; encoded by the coding sequence ATGACGAACACACGACTCTGCCGAACGTTCCAGACCGCGCCCGCTGGCGTCCCCCGCGACGACAGCGCGAAGTACCTCCTGTCGGGCCTGACCGCCGAGGGGTGGCAGGCACCCGATTGGCTGGTGCCGGACCTCGAAGACGGCACCGCCCCCGACTGCAAAGCCGAGGCGCTGGAGAACGTCTGCGACCTCCTGCCGGAGTACGCGCCCGACTTCGCGGGCGAAATCTGGCCCCGCGTCGAGTGGGGCTACGGCGACGAGGCGACCCGCGAACGCGGCCGCGACCAGATTGCGACCCTCGCCGAGTCGGTCGGCGACCACCTCGACGGCGTGGTCGTCCCGAAGGTCGGGCGACTCGACGACGTGCGGGCGGCCGAGACCGCAGTGGAGGCCGCAGTGCAGGAGTCGGGCCACGACATCGAGCTTGCGATAATCGTGGAGACTGCTCGCGCTCGGTCTGACCTCCGGGAAATCGCGCAGTTCGGCGCGGACTCGCGGCTCTCGGCGCTCGTGTTCGGCCCGGTGGACTACGCCGCCGAGTTGGGCGGCCGCGACGTGGGCGGCAGTCCGGCGTGGCCCGGTCTCTACGAGGCGATGTCGAACGAGGCCAGCGCGAACGACCTGCTGGCAATCGGCGGTCCCTTCGACAAACTCTACCGCGAGCGGGCGGGTGTCACGTTCTACAACGGCGAGGCCTACGCCGAGTACGTCGAACGCGAGGCCCGCGTCGGACTCGACGGCAGTTGGTCGCTCCACCCCAACCAGACCGAACAGGCAAACCGCATCCACCTCCCGACCGACGAGGAACTCCGCGAGGCGGTCCGGAAGATAGAGACCTTCAACGAGGCGAAAGACGAGGGGACCGGCGCGGTATCCATCGACGGCCAGATGGTTGACGAGGCGACCCTGAAGAATTTCGAGAACACCGTCGAGACGGTTCGAGCGGTCCACGACGCCCGCGAGACCCAAGCGCGGGAGTGCTACGACGCCGACCTGCTGGACCGGGCGCTCTCCGTGGTCTGA
- a CDS encoding methylaspartate ammonia-lyase, which translates to MSPIRTADGATTIESVRAVAGVSGFFFDDQRAIKRGAERDGAGYRGDPVTPGFDRVRQAGEAISVLLELGDGTVATGDCAAVQYSGAGGRDPLFRAEEFVPVVEGPVADALVGRRSENFRENAELVEDLCGTDDRRLHTAIRYGVSQALLDAAATARRETETDVLADALGTDPADEPIPVFGQSGDDRWENAEKMLLKGVPVLPHGLFNSVEKVGEEGERLVEYLEWLARRTEELGPSGGETEEGGYSPRFHVDVYGVLGEVFGPPYDRPEVADYFADLREAAAPYPVQVEGPMDEGGRGDQIHAMTELREGLADAGVGVDIVADEWCNTFEDVCAFVDAGAADVVQVKTPDLGGVHRSGEAVRYCEGTDTRAYLGGTCNETAESARTCAHVALATDAAQVLAKPGMGFDEGYMIVENEMRRALARRDLRNSQVIADD; encoded by the coding sequence GTGAGTCCGATTCGGACTGCGGACGGCGCGACCACCATCGAGTCCGTCCGGGCGGTGGCGGGCGTCTCGGGGTTCTTCTTCGACGACCAGCGAGCAATCAAGCGGGGCGCGGAGCGCGACGGCGCGGGCTACCGCGGCGACCCGGTGACGCCCGGGTTCGACCGGGTTCGACAGGCGGGCGAAGCCATCAGCGTCCTGCTCGAACTCGGCGACGGCACGGTGGCGACCGGCGACTGCGCCGCCGTCCAGTACTCCGGGGCGGGCGGCCGCGACCCCCTCTTCCGTGCCGAGGAGTTCGTCCCGGTCGTGGAGGGTCCGGTCGCCGACGCGCTGGTCGGGAGACGGTCCGAGAACTTCCGCGAGAACGCCGAACTCGTGGAGGACCTCTGTGGGACCGACGACCGGCGACTCCACACCGCGATTCGGTACGGCGTCTCGCAGGCCCTGCTCGACGCCGCGGCGACCGCGCGCCGGGAGACCGAGACCGACGTGCTGGCCGACGCCCTCGGCACCGACCCGGCCGACGAACCGATTCCGGTGTTCGGCCAGTCCGGCGACGACCGGTGGGAAAACGCCGAGAAGATGCTTCTGAAGGGCGTTCCCGTCCTGCCCCACGGTCTGTTCAACAGCGTCGAGAAGGTCGGCGAGGAGGGCGAGCGACTGGTCGAGTATCTCGAATGGCTCGCCCGACGGACCGAGGAACTCGGTCCGTCGGGCGGCGAGACGGAGGAAGGCGGCTACTCGCCGCGGTTCCACGTGGACGTGTACGGCGTCCTCGGCGAGGTGTTCGGCCCGCCCTACGACCGACCGGAGGTGGCCGACTACTTCGCGGACCTCCGCGAGGCGGCGGCACCCTACCCCGTGCAGGTCGAGGGACCGATGGACGAGGGCGGTCGCGGCGACCAGATTCACGCCATGACCGAACTCCGCGAGGGTCTCGCGGACGCTGGCGTCGGCGTGGACATCGTGGCCGACGAGTGGTGCAACACGTTCGAGGACGTGTGCGCTTTCGTGGACGCGGGTGCGGCCGACGTGGTGCAGGTCAAGACGCCCGACCTCGGCGGCGTCCACCGGAGCGGCGAGGCGGTCCGGTACTGCGAGGGGACCGACACCCGCGCGTACCTCGGCGGGACCTGCAACGAGACTGCCGAGTCCGCCCGGACCTGTGCGCACGTCGCTCTCGCAACCGACGCCGCGCAGGTGCTGGCGAAACCCGGCATGGGCTTCGACGAGGGGTACATGATAGTGGAAAACGAGATGCGGCGGGCGCTCGCGCGCCGCGACCTACGGAACTCGCAGGTGATTGCAGATGACTGA
- a CDS encoding methylaspartate mutase subunit E, whose translation MLRDTRLSGEELSRIDERIRDDWSVEDVDFEKAVAYHDSLPAGKQFAHVLESADRPLLQPRAGVPRLDDQIALLDHLEEAGRADLLPTTIDSYTRDNEYGKAQQGLEEARESGEDTLNGFPAVNHGVEGCRELIEAVDAPIEVRHGTPDARLLAAVTFAGGFQSFEGGPISYNIPYTKEHDLAETIEHWQYVDRLAGAYTERGITINREPFGPLTGTLVPPSIAIAVGLVEGMLAATQGVRSITLGYGQVGNLVQDIAALRALRELGEEYLPNEVTVTTVFHEWMGGFPPDEARANGVIALGAATAAIAEPDKVITKSPQEFGGVPTKEANAAGLRTTRQLIDMMREQDIELDGVGREREFIEKSTRSLMDTILELGDEDVAQGVLAAFETGKLDVPFAPSESAESAVLPARDDDGRVRILQFGNLALDPDLKDVHIDRLDRRARAENRDRSFQMVADDVDAISEGRLIGRPGGEGA comes from the coding sequence ATGTTACGCGACACAAGACTATCCGGAGAGGAACTCTCACGAATCGACGAACGAATACGCGACGACTGGTCGGTCGAAGACGTAGACTTCGAGAAAGCGGTCGCCTACCACGACTCGCTCCCGGCGGGCAAGCAGTTCGCCCACGTCCTCGAATCCGCCGACCGGCCGCTCCTCCAACCCCGCGCTGGCGTCCCGAGACTCGACGACCAAATCGCGCTCTTGGACCACCTCGAAGAGGCGGGCCGAGCCGACCTGCTCCCGACGACCATCGACTCCTACACGCGGGACAACGAGTACGGGAAGGCCCAGCAGGGTCTCGAAGAGGCCCGCGAGAGCGGCGAGGACACCCTCAACGGCTTCCCGGCCGTCAACCACGGCGTCGAGGGGTGCCGCGAACTAATCGAGGCGGTGGACGCGCCCATCGAGGTCCGCCACGGGACGCCCGACGCCCGACTGCTCGCGGCCGTCACCTTCGCTGGCGGGTTCCAGAGCTTCGAGGGCGGTCCCATCTCGTACAACATCCCCTACACGAAGGAACACGACCTCGCCGAAACCATCGAACACTGGCAGTACGTGGACCGCCTCGCCGGTGCCTACACCGAGCGCGGTATCACCATCAACCGGGAACCGTTCGGTCCCCTCACCGGGACACTCGTCCCGCCGTCCATCGCCATCGCGGTCGGACTGGTCGAGGGGATGCTGGCCGCCACGCAGGGCGTCCGGAGCATCACGCTCGGATACGGGCAGGTCGGCAACCTCGTCCAAGACATCGCGGCGCTCCGTGCGCTCCGCGAACTCGGCGAGGAGTACCTCCCGAACGAGGTGACAGTCACCACCGTCTTCCACGAGTGGATGGGCGGGTTCCCGCCGGACGAGGCCCGCGCCAACGGCGTCATCGCCCTCGGCGCGGCCACCGCCGCCATCGCGGAACCGGACAAAGTTATCACCAAGTCGCCACAGGAGTTCGGCGGCGTCCCGACCAAGGAGGCCAACGCCGCGGGCCTGCGCACAACCAGACAGCTCATCGATATGATGCGCGAGCAGGACATCGAACTCGATGGCGTCGGCCGAGAACGGGAGTTCATCGAGAAGTCCACCCGGTCGCTGATGGACACCATCCTCGAACTCGGCGACGAGGACGTGGCGCAGGGCGTCCTCGCGGCGTTCGAGACGGGCAAACTCGACGTTCCGTTCGCGCCGAGCGAGAGCGCCGAGAGCGCGGTCCTCCCGGCCCGCGACGACGACGGCCGGGTCCGCATCCTCCAGTTCGGAAACCTCGCACTCGACCCGGACCTCAAGGACGTTCACATCGACCGACTCGACCGACGGGCGCGCGCGGAGAACCGCGACCGGTCCTTCCAGATGGTCGCCGACGACGTGGACGCGATAAGCGAAGGGCGACTCATCGGCCGACCGGGAGGTGAGGGCGCGTGA
- the mch gene encoding 2-methylfumaryl-CoA hydratase: protein MTDWTDSDTFAAALNRAETKQKGNCFEDFAEGETIEHSPGLELSRHGSELWAGQTLNYDPAYWRPSVAEERGFGEVPVHPDYLLACVMGASVEDLSEKGGYFLGRDDLRYHRPGVEPGTELRVESVVESKAESSSRPAYGIVTWETTGYDAATGERLLSYTRTNMIPRREPLATDGAGEGGTATESESADAEASSASADADLPEELLAPEGGHFEDFREALDRAEGRDAAVAYRHERGRTVDDTTVAQLPLSTLNTAKQHHNGDVMADSPSGEIVAYGDVTRSIALGHARSDERTAREVACGDERFHDFVTVGDTIYGFTRALDARETDRDGAGEVTFEHVAFNQRDEPVYSGTRTALIRKRN, encoded by the coding sequence ATGACTGATTGGACGGATTCGGACACGTTCGCGGCGGCGCTGAATCGCGCGGAAACCAAGCAGAAGGGCAACTGCTTCGAGGACTTCGCCGAGGGCGAGACCATCGAACATTCGCCGGGTCTCGAACTCTCGCGGCACGGGTCGGAACTCTGGGCCGGGCAGACGCTCAACTACGACCCGGCGTACTGGCGGCCCTCGGTCGCCGAAGAGCGCGGATTCGGCGAGGTGCCGGTCCACCCCGACTACCTGCTGGCGTGCGTGATGGGCGCGAGCGTCGAGGACCTGAGCGAGAAGGGCGGTTACTTCCTCGGGCGCGACGACCTGCGCTACCACCGACCGGGCGTCGAACCGGGCACCGAACTCCGCGTGGAGTCGGTCGTCGAGAGCAAGGCCGAGTCGAGTTCCCGTCCGGCCTACGGCATCGTGACGTGGGAGACCACGGGCTACGACGCCGCGACCGGCGAGCGCCTGCTGTCGTACACCCGGACGAACATGATTCCGCGCCGGGAACCGCTCGCCACCGACGGCGCTGGCGAGGGCGGGACCGCGACCGAGAGCGAGTCGGCAGACGCCGAGGCGTCCTCGGCGTCTGCCGACGCCGACCTCCCCGAGGAACTGCTCGCGCCCGAGGGCGGCCACTTCGAGGACTTCCGCGAGGCGCTCGACCGCGCGGAGGGCCGGGACGCCGCGGTCGCCTACCGCCACGAACGCGGCCGGACGGTAGACGACACGACGGTCGCCCAACTGCCGCTTTCGACGCTCAACACCGCGAAACAGCACCACAACGGCGACGTGATGGCCGACTCGCCGTCGGGAGAAATCGTCGCCTACGGCGACGTGACCCGCTCCATCGCTCTCGGGCACGCGCGCTCGGACGAGCGCACGGCCCGCGAGGTGGCCTGCGGCGACGAGCGATTCCACGACTTCGTGACCGTCGGCGACACGATTTACGGTTTCACACGTGCGCTCGACGCGCGGGAGACCGACCGAGACGGCGCGGGCGAAGTCACCTTCGAACACGTCGCGTTCAACCAGCGCGACGAACCGGTCTACTCCGGGACCCGAACCGCACTGATTCGGAAGCGAAACTGA